One Alphaproteobacteria bacterium LSUCC0396 genomic region harbors:
- a CDS encoding sulfurtransferase → MPSSASSTPLTVTAGWLVENLGKTGVKILDATSHLPTLGRNANDEHLACRIAGSGRFDIDRIADKSSPLPHTLPSADLFQSEMQLLGLNNDDHVIVYCDSVFLSAARAWWMLRLFGHDKVSVLDGGLKSWLAISGPTESGPANNVDKGSFSVRAPVGAQMIPMESLRNLVELGVAGQIADARSPGRFAGIDPEPRAGLRGGHMPGASNVPIASLIDKDGGLRSIDEIAAAFAAGGIETSRPVITTCGSGVTACGLALGLALLGNENVFVYDGSWSEWGASDAPVETGS, encoded by the coding sequence ATGCCATCTTCAGCGTCTTCAACACCATTGACGGTTACCGCCGGATGGCTTGTCGAAAATCTCGGTAAAACGGGGGTTAAAATCCTCGATGCAACATCGCATCTGCCAACATTGGGTCGTAATGCGAATGACGAACATCTTGCCTGCCGAATCGCTGGATCAGGCCGGTTTGACATTGATCGAATTGCTGATAAATCGTCCCCTCTTCCGCATACACTTCCCTCTGCCGATCTGTTCCAATCAGAGATGCAATTGCTTGGCCTCAACAATGATGATCATGTGATTGTCTATTGCGACTCGGTGTTTTTAAGCGCAGCGCGTGCATGGTGGATGCTGCGCCTGTTTGGGCATGACAAGGTTAGTGTTCTTGATGGTGGCCTCAAATCATGGCTTGCCATTTCTGGGCCAACGGAATCCGGCCCAGCAAATAATGTTGATAAAGGCAGTTTTAGCGTTCGGGCGCCCGTTGGGGCACAGATGATCCCGATGGAGAGCCTTCGCAATCTGGTCGAGCTTGGCGTTGCCGGGCAAATCGCAGATGCCCGCTCACCCGGCCGTTTTGCGGGCATTGACCCCGAACCGAGGGCCGGTTTGCGTGGCGGTCACATGCCCGGTGCCTCAAATGTGCCAATTGCCAGCCTCATTGATAAAGATGGTGGTTTGCGTTCAATTGACGAGATTGCTGCAGCCTTTGCCGCTGGCGGGATTGAAACCAGCCGTCCAGTGATTACTACCTGTGGTTCGGGCGTGACTGCTTGCGGCCTTGCGCTTGGGCTGGCGCTTCTTGGCAATGAAAATGTCTTTGTCTATGACGGATCATGGAGTGAATGGGGCGCGTCTGATGCGCCGGTTGAAACGGGTAGCTAA
- a CDS encoding cysteine synthase A: MSQSNVPGFVAAIGNTPLIRLKAVSEMTGCEIYGKAEFMNPGGSVKDRAAKAIIEDAEARGLIGPGGLIVEGTAGNTGIGLTMVGNAKGYKSVIVMPETQSQEKKDVLRVCGADLRLVPAASYKDPNNYVRYSEALAKELSATHNGGVIWANQFDNTANLQGHYQTTGPEIWNQTDGLVDGFICAVGSGGTLAGVGKFLKEKNKDIKIGLADPEGSALFNYYRHGELKSDGNSISEGIGQGRITANLAEAPVDMAFCLNDSEALPLIFDLMQNEGLYLGGSTAINVAGAVAMARELGPGNRIVTILCDSGQRYQSKVWNPEFLKSKNLPVPSWL, from the coding sequence ATGTCGCAAAGCAATGTTCCCGGATTTGTTGCTGCAATTGGCAACACGCCGTTGATCCGTCTAAAGGCTGTTTCGGAAATGACCGGATGTGAGATTTATGGAAAAGCCGAGTTCATGAATCCAGGGGGATCGGTTAAGGACAGAGCGGCCAAGGCGATCATTGAGGATGCTGAGGCGCGCGGCCTTATCGGGCCTGGTGGGCTGATCGTTGAGGGCACGGCTGGCAATACCGGTATTGGGTTGACCATGGTTGGCAATGCCAAAGGCTATAAGTCGGTAATCGTTATGCCGGAAACCCAAAGTCAGGAAAAAAAGGATGTTTTGCGTGTATGCGGGGCAGATTTGCGCCTTGTGCCAGCAGCGTCCTATAAGGATCCGAACAATTATGTGCGTTATTCCGAAGCGCTGGCAAAAGAGCTGTCGGCAACGCATAATGGCGGGGTGATTTGGGCCAATCAATTTGATAATACAGCGAATTTGCAGGGGCATTACCAGACCACTGGCCCCGAGATATGGAATCAGACTGACGGGCTGGTAGATGGCTTTATCTGCGCTGTTGGATCTGGTGGGACACTTGCCGGGGTTGGTAAATTTCTGAAAGAAAAGAACAAGGACATTAAAATAGGGCTTGCGGATCCCGAGGGCTCTGCGCTGTTTAATTATTATCGTCATGGTGAATTGAAATCAGACGGAAATTCGATTTCTGAGGGCATTGGTCAAGGCCGAATCACCGCCAATCTTGCCGAGGCTCCCGTGGATATGGCGTTCTGCCTGAATGACAGCGAGGCCTTACCGCTGATTTTTGACCTGATGCAGAATGAGGGGCTTTATCTTGGCGGCTCTACCGCAATTAACGTTGCGGGCGCTGTCGCTATGGCGCGCGAATTGGGCCCGGGTAACCGGATTGTTACGATCTTATGCGATTCTGGTCAGCGTTATCAGTCAAAGGTCTGGAACCCTGAATTTTTGAAATCAAAGAATTTGCCGGTGCCAAGCTGGCTGTAA
- a CDS encoding histidine phosphatase family protein, whose protein sequence is MARITLIRHGKAEKPMAGKQDIDRSLITRGQQNAAAVGGFIAAHKMLPQLVLVSPAVRTRETYEHIKLHWPDNIEAKYVDALYEASASTLLHAIIDHAGDLSDVAVIGHNPSLVVLLNHMVGDGHAEQNLGYFPTCCTADIGFVAPKICDIISDEGRLLSIKRARDL, encoded by the coding sequence ATGGCGCGCATCACACTCATCAGGCATGGCAAAGCCGAAAAACCGATGGCCGGCAAGCAAGATATTGACAGGTCGTTGATTACCCGCGGCCAGCAAAACGCCGCAGCTGTTGGTGGCTTTATTGCCGCCCATAAAATGCTGCCACAATTGGTATTAGTGTCTCCGGCCGTGCGCACCCGCGAAACCTATGAGCACATAAAACTGCACTGGCCTGATAATATTGAGGCCAAATATGTAGATGCGCTCTATGAAGCGTCGGCAAGCACATTGCTGCACGCAATCATTGATCATGCTGGTGATTTGTCAGATGTAGCTGTGATTGGGCATAATCCCAGCCTTGTCGTACTGCTAAATCATATGGTTGGTGACGGCCATGCCGAGCAAAACCTTGGCTATTTTCCAACCTGCTGTACTGCAGATATTGGGTTTGTCGCGCCCAAAATTTGCGACATTATTTCGGATGAAGGCAGGTTGCTGTCAATAAAACGGGCGCGCGATCTCTAG
- a CDS encoding YerC/YecD family TrpR-related protein, whose translation MKRDQIDTTHEDDLFDAILALKNADEARNFFYDLCTPTELEGLIDRWRVAQMLVKKVPYRKIAEETNVSTATIVRVARFLNNGFDGYKTIMQRQGKL comes from the coding sequence GTGAAACGCGACCAGATAGACACGACGCATGAAGATGATCTTTTTGACGCCATTCTGGCGTTAAAAAACGCCGATGAGGCGCGCAATTTCTTTTACGACCTGTGCACGCCAACTGAATTAGAGGGGTTGATCGATCGATGGCGCGTTGCACAAATGCTGGTGAAAAAGGTGCCGTACCGCAAAATTGCCGAGGAAACCAACGTGAGCACTGCAACAATCGTTCGTGTGGCCCGGTTTTTAAACAACGGTTTTGATGGCTATAAAACAATCATGCAAAGACAGGGTAAGTTATGA
- the hisG gene encoding ATP phosphoribosyltransferase → MSDDKRLKIAIQKSGRLADMSIQLLEKCGISLAKSRDQLLCRAQNFPLDIFLVRDDDIPAFLATDVCQLGILGQNGLLEKQALGNGKFAGLRQLLPLGYGKCRLSIAVPHDFDYQSISSLKGKVIATSYKGLLAQYLADHKIDADIVTMQGAVEVAPRTHLADVICDLVSTGSTLASNGLVEKDIILESQAVLVSNQIDDPNIAALAEKVTSRIKAVLRAENSRYIMLNSPIDSLDAIKAVLPGSQSPTVMPLQGRDDMVAVHAVCEEGVFWDTMEDLKANGANSILVVPIEKMLD, encoded by the coding sequence ATGAGTGACGACAAACGGCTGAAAATAGCCATCCAGAAATCGGGCAGACTTGCCGATATGTCGATACAGCTTCTGGAAAAATGCGGTATTTCGCTGGCCAAAAGCCGTGATCAGCTTTTATGTCGTGCGCAGAATTTCCCGTTAGATATTTTTCTCGTTCGTGATGACGATATTCCGGCGTTTCTGGCAACCGATGTTTGCCAACTCGGCATTTTAGGGCAGAACGGCCTGTTGGAAAAGCAGGCGCTTGGCAATGGTAAATTTGCCGGACTTCGCCAGCTATTGCCGCTTGGCTATGGCAAATGTCGCCTGTCGATTGCTGTGCCACATGATTTTGATTACCAGTCAATCAGCTCACTTAAAGGCAAGGTTATCGCGACATCATATAAGGGGTTATTGGCACAATATCTTGCAGATCACAAAATTGACGCAGATATTGTAACGATGCAAGGCGCTGTTGAGGTGGCACCAAGAACACATCTTGCCGATGTGATTTGTGACCTTGTGTCAACTGGCAGTACCTTGGCGTCGAACGGCCTTGTAGAAAAGGACATCATCCTCGAATCACAGGCGGTGCTTGTGAGCAATCAGATTGATGATCCCAACATTGCCGCATTGGCCGAAAAAGTCACATCGCGCATTAAGGCGGTGCTGCGCGCGGAAAACAGCCGCTATATCATGCTGAACAGCCCAATTGACTCGCTTGACGCGATCAAGGCAGTGCTGCCCGGCTCGCAATCTCCAACAGTCATGCCGCTGCAGGGCCGCGATGATATGGTTGCAGTTCACGCTGTCTGCGAGGAGGGGGTGTTCTGGGACACGATGGAAGATCTGAAAGCCAATGGCGCTAATTCCATTCTTGTTGTTCCCATCGAAAAAATGCTGGATTAA
- the hisC gene encoding histidinol-phosphate transaminase has translation MTSNSLSEMTAICQRARPEILAMAGYVSARSLQLPGSQTIFLDANECAYEPFVGASGLSRYPAQQPQALVDGFCRWLDVSSRNLTITRGADEGIDCLMRAFCVPGVDNIVICPPTFAMYAQSAMLQGVAVKSAMLDSDFGLDLKAIAKAVDANTKMIFVCSPNNPTANLMDAAAIHSLCEDYADRALIVVDETYIEFSDQPSMIAKLDQFANLVVLRTLSKSHAAAGLRCGAVVARADITGLLQKVLAPYPLAVPVTQAALTILKPKNTMKLAEKRADIIARRDVYARQMAQCGDVLSVLPSDANYLLLIVRNAADFCERARNAGIILRDQSHQPGLENAVRISVGSETEMQRLLAVMSSEATEALPEQRRFSVTRKTSETAISVTVNLDQAGPVKINTGVGFYDHMLDQIAKHGGFSLELECDGDLHIDPHHSVEDCAIALGQAIRGALGDKRGIGRYGFFLPMDESLVKVALDFGGRFYLDFKADFPESNVGDLPCDMVPHVFYSLAEHMQANLHIEVTGENTHHMVEACFKGFGRALRQAIRIEGNEMPSTKGTL, from the coding sequence ATGACAAGCAATTCACTCTCTGAAATGACAGCAATCTGTCAACGTGCGCGCCCGGAAATTCTGGCTATGGCTGGTTATGTTTCAGCGCGGTCACTGCAATTACCAGGCAGCCAGACCATCTTTCTGGACGCCAATGAATGCGCCTATGAGCCTTTTGTTGGTGCCAGCGGCCTGTCACGTTATCCGGCGCAGCAGCCCCAAGCACTAGTCGATGGATTCTGCCGGTGGCTTGACGTTTCATCGCGCAATCTGACGATTACCCGCGGCGCGGATGAGGGTATTGATTGCCTGATGCGGGCCTTTTGTGTTCCGGGGGTTGATAATATCGTGATCTGCCCGCCAACCTTTGCGATGTATGCTCAATCGGCGATGTTGCAGGGTGTGGCCGTAAAATCAGCCATGTTGGACAGCGATTTTGGCCTTGATCTGAAAGCAATTGCCAAGGCCGTCGATGCGAATACTAAAATGATTTTTGTATGTTCGCCAAATAATCCGACTGCCAACTTGATGGATGCGGCGGCAATCCATAGCCTTTGCGAAGACTATGCCGATAGGGCATTGATTGTCGTCGACGAGACCTATATCGAATTTAGTGATCAGCCAAGTATGATTGCCAAGCTGGATCAATTTGCCAATCTGGTGGTGTTGCGAACCTTATCCAAATCACATGCGGCAGCGGGTTTGCGGTGCGGTGCGGTGGTGGCGCGGGCTGATATCACTGGCTTGTTGCAAAAAGTGTTGGCGCCATATCCGTTGGCGGTGCCAGTAACGCAGGCGGCATTGACCATTCTTAAGCCCAAAAACACCATGAAATTGGCTGAAAAGCGGGCTGATATTATTGCGCGCCGTGATGTCTATGCGCGGCAGATGGCGCAATGTGGCGATGTTTTATCGGTTCTGCCGTCAGATGCAAATTATCTGTTACTGATTGTTCGCAATGCCGCTGATTTTTGCGAAAGGGCGCGCAATGCAGGCATTATCCTGCGCGATCAGTCGCACCAGCCCGGACTGGAGAACGCGGTTCGTATCTCGGTTGGCAGTGAAACTGAGATGCAGCGACTGCTGGCGGTAATGTCGAGCGAGGCTACAGAGGCCTTGCCAGAACAACGCCGGTTTAGCGTCACCCGAAAAACCAGCGAAACCGCAATTTCAGTTACCGTCAATTTAGATCAGGCTGGCCCGGTTAAGATTAATACTGGCGTTGGTTTCTATGATCATATGCTGGATCAGATTGCCAAACATGGCGGGTTTTCGCTTGAGCTGGAATGTGATGGTGATTTGCATATTGATCCGCATCATTCGGTTGAAGATTGCGCGATTGCGCTTGGACAGGCTATCCGCGGTGCGCTAGGCGACAAGCGTGGGATTGGCCGTTATGGGTTTTTCTTGCCCATGGATGAGTCACTGGTAAAGGTTGCGCTTGATTTCGGCGGTCGCTTCTATCTGGATTTCAAGGCTGATTTTCCCGAAAGCAATGTTGGCGATTTGCCCTGCGATATGGTGCCTCATGTGTTTTATTCGCTGGCTGAACATATGCAGGCCAATTTGCATATCGAGGTAACTGGCGAGAACACGCATCACATGGTTGAGGCCTGTTTTAAGGGGTTTGGCCGCGCGTTGCGTCAGGCTATCCGTATCGAGGGTAACGAGATGCCCAGCACAAAGGGAACATTATGA
- the hisH gene encoding imidazole glycerol phosphate synthase subunit HisH has protein sequence MIAIIDSGGANIASVQFALERLGAASILTDDAATIRSADKVLLPGVGAAPVAMQRLAQTGLIDCIRELTQPVLGICLGMQLLFARSAEGDTPLLGLFAANCSGFTPAPGRSVPHMGWNRLARQQDHPLLAGIDDGAHVYFVHSYFAPVTSDTVAASSYGDDFTAIVAKNNFMGCQFHPERSGPVGAQILRNFLEMPS, from the coding sequence ATGATCGCGATTATCGATAGCGGCGGGGCAAATATCGCCTCGGTTCAATTTGCGCTGGAACGTCTTGGGGCGGCCTCTATATTAACCGACGATGCCGCCACCATCCGATCCGCCGACAAGGTTTTACTGCCAGGCGTTGGGGCAGCGCCGGTGGCGATGCAGCGTCTTGCGCAAACCGGGCTTATTGACTGTATCCGAGAATTGACCCAGCCAGTTTTGGGAATTTGCCTTGGAATGCAGCTGTTATTTGCGCGTTCAGCCGAGGGTGACACGCCGCTTTTGGGGCTTTTTGCGGCAAATTGTTCAGGCTTCACACCAGCGCCCGGCCGGTCGGTGCCACATATGGGATGGAATCGGCTTGCCCGTCAGCAAGATCACCCCCTATTGGCCGGCATTGACGACGGCGCACATGTCTATTTTGTGCATAGTTATTTTGCGCCAGTGACGTCCGATACCGTTGCGGCATCGTCGTATGGCGATGATTTTACCGCGATTGTCGCCAAAAATAACTTTATGGGATGCCAATTTCACCCCGAACGTTCAGGGCCGGTTGGCGCGCAGATTTTACGCAATTTTCTGGAGATGCCATCATGA